From the Solanum pennellii chromosome 4, SPENNV200 genome, one window contains:
- the LOC107017499 gene encoding uncharacterized protein LOC107017499, giving the protein MAAPPMYQEGASLTRPPFFNGKYYGWWKNRMMEFIIAENYDLWDVVMDGPTIPTKLGADGTVVPKGRLELTPEDKIALQNNAKAKNILICGLGPDEYNRISSCSNAKEIWDTLQSAHERHMSPMKKCNVDYWKRKYELFRMKDGETIQEMHSRFTSIIGEMDSLGESLPSGKAVRKFFSVLPNSWESKVEARDLDFEEENMKLMARIFRKC; this is encoded by the coding sequence ATGGCTGCCCCACCCATGTATCAGGAAGGAGCTTCGCTAACTCGGCCTCCATTCTTCAATGGAAAGTACTACGGATGGTGGAAGAATAGGATGATGGAATTTATAATCGCTGAGAATTATGATTTGTGGGATGTTGTGATGGATGGTCCAACCATCCCCACAAAGCTTGGAGCTGATGGAACAGTTGTTCCTAAAGGAAGACTTGAACTAACTCCAGAGGACAAAATAGCGCTACAGAACAATGCCAAGGCTAAAAACATTTTGATTTGTGGCCTTGGTCCTGATGAATACAATAGGATCTCGTCGTGCTCTAATGCTAAAGAAATTTGGGACACTCTACAAAGTGCTCACGAGAGACATATGAGTCCAATGAAAAAATGTAACGTAGACTATTGGAAGAGAAAGTACGAACTATTTAGGATGAAAGATGGTGAAACTATTCAGGAGATGCATAGCAGGTTTACATCTATTATCGGCGAGATGGACTCACTTGGGGAGTCACTACCAAGTGGCAAAGCTGTAAGGAAGTTTTTTAGTGTACTGCCTAATTCATGGGAAAGTAAAGTTGAAGCACGTGATCTTGACTTTGAGGAAGAAAACATGAAACTGATGGCCAGAATTTTCCGGAAATGTTGA